In Panicum hallii strain FIL2 unplaced genomic scaffold, PHallii_v3.1 scaffold_46, whole genome shotgun sequence, a genomic segment contains:
- the LOC112878593 gene encoding skin secretory protein xP2-like: MSLPLPASTASPPDANVSMPILSTPLPQTSLPAGSLPLAAGASSSAVGVMTNEQLTTAVLHLGRMMAGVHAFLLGPQPGVAPTHPQPQLPPAPNPQQQLPSPASGAVYPYGMPQDGTAHTTAPAPAMSPGGVPIQEIQFPHSPSPLPPWLTDVALPVYSSAPACPSVHSTPHITAGFGHGGVPASGTFYGGVDGPILHGSTFWSAPAAVPAIGGAPSAAAPETFGAAPFQPRTYKIDFATYDGSVDPLNWLTHCEQFFWGQRTPVEQRTWMASYHLTGAAQTWYYALLLDEGMPSWERFKELCCLRFGPPIYGSRLAELGRLPFHSTVQEFADRFQTVLAHSRDISTRQKAELFVGGLPEHIRVDVAMRPPPTSRRPCFSPAPSRHGL, encoded by the coding sequence ATGTCGCTGCCGCTGCCCGCTTCAACCGCGTCGCCGCCGGATGCCAACGTGTCCATGCCGATCCTGTCCACACCGCTTCCGCAAACATCTCTGCCCGCGGGATCGCTGCCGCTGGCCGCCGGGGCTTCATCCTCCGCCGTGGGGGTGATGACCAACGAGCAGCTCACCACGGCCGTCCTCCACCTCGGCAGGATGATGGCCGGCGTCCACGCATTCCTCTTAGGACCGCAGCCAGGCGTGGCACCGACTCACCCGCAGCCGCAGCTGCCGCCGGCGCCCaacccgcagcagcagctgccTTCGCCCGCCTCGGGCGCCGTCTACCCCTACGGGATGCCGCAGGACGGCACGGCGCACACCACCGCGCCAGCCCCGGCGATGTCCCCCGGCGGCGTCCCCATCCAGGAGATCCAGTTCCCCCACTCGCCGTCCCCGCTTCCGCCGTGGCTCACCGACGTCGCGCTGCCAGTCTACTCCTCTGCGCCGGCGTGCCCGTCGGTCCATTCAACCCCTCACATCACAGCGGGCTTCGGCCATGGGGGCGTTCCAGCGTCGGGAACGTTCTATGGCGGCGTTGACGGCCCAATCCTCCACGGCTCCACCTTCTGGTCCGCGCCGGCTGCAGTTCCAGCGATCGGCGGGGCGCCCTCGGCGGCCGCTCCCGAGACGTTCGGCGCGGCGCCCTTCCAGCCTCGGACCTACAAGATCGACTTTGCGACATACGACGGCTCGGTCGACCCGCTGAATTGGCTCACACACTGTGAACAATTCTTCTGGGGCCAGCGCACTCCGGTGGAGCAGCGGACGTGGATGGCCTCCTACCACCTCACCGGCGCCGCTCAGACATGGTACTACGCCCTCCTGTTGGACGAGGGCATGCCGTCCTGGGAGCGCTTCAAGGAGCTTTGCTGCCTTCGCTTCGGACCGCCTATATACGGTTCGCGGCTGGCCGAGTTGGGGCGCCTTCCTTTCCACTCCACGGTCCAGGAGTTTGCGGACCGCTTCCAGACGGTGCTGGCGCACTCCAGGGACATCTCCACGCGCCAAAAGGCGGAGCTCTTCGTCGGCGGCCTCCCGGAACACATTCGGGTCGACGTCGCGATGCGCCCCCCCCCGACCTCCAGACGGCCATGTTTCTCGCCCGCACCATCGAGACACGGGCTCTAG